The DNA region GGGCGATCGGGCAAGTCGGTGAGGTCGCAGCAGATCGTCCGGATTCGCAGGTGCGAAGTGACATCGAGCATGCGTTCGCGTGCGCTGAGCAGATCGGTGCGGGTGGTCCGCTCGCCGATGACCAGTTGGTCCGCTTGGCGCTGTCGCTGACGGATCCGAGGGTGCGCGACACCCTCTATGCCCTCGCAGTCGGCGAGCACGCGGGAGCGGCCGAGTCTCTCTGGGCTGATCTGGCGCGCCGCCTGCCGGAACCGTGGCGGGTGGAAGCGCTTGTGCTGTTGGCTTTTTCAGCGTATGCGCGTGGTGATGGACCGCTTGCGGGCATATCGCTGGAAGCTGCGCTGCGATGTGCCCCCTGGCACCGGATGGCCGGCATGCTCGACTCCGCGTTGCAGTCGGGGATGCGTCCCGAGCGGATCCGGGAGCTGGCGCGTACCGGCTATCGACTCGCCGAACAACTCGGTGTGCGGCTGCCGCCGAGGCAGCGGTTCGGCCGCCGGGCGGGGTAGGCCGGTCAGACCTTCTCGACCTTGACGGTGTGGGCCATCTCGTGCGGCAGCTCGACCTGCTCGTGGCCGGGGATGACGATCACGACGCCGCCGTGGTTGTTCACCTCGACCGTCACCCGCGCATTGGGCACCACACCGGCGTCCTTGAGCCTGGCGATCAGATCAGCGTCGCCTTGGACGTGCTCGGTCAGCTGACGCACCACCACCGCAACCGGCATACCGGCGGGCAACTCGGTCAGCCGGACGAGGTTGATGGTTTCGTTGATCAGCTGATCGCCGTATCCGAGCTCTGACAGACCAGGAATCGGATTTCCGAACGGAGATGTGGTGGGGTTGTTGAGCACCTGGACGAGCCGGCGCTCGACGTCCTCGCTCATCACGTGCTCCCAGCGGCAGGCCTCGGCGTGCACTTCTTCCCACGGCAGGCCGATGACATCCACGAGGAGTCGCTCGGCCAGACGGTGCTTGCGCATCACCGAGACTGCCAGTGACCTGCCTTTGTCGGTGAGTTCGAGGTGACGGTCTCCCGCCACGTGCAGCAACCCGTCGCGCTCCATCCGCGACACGGTCTGACTCACGGTGGGTCCACTCTGATCGAGACGTTCCGCGATCCGCGCCCTCAGCGGGATGACGCCCTCTTCCTCGAGGTCGTAAATGGTTCGCAGGTACATCTCGGTGGTATCGACCAGATCGTTCATTCGCACACCCTCCGTCTGACGAGAGTCTACCGGTCTGCCCGCGTGAACAGCGGTGCTTCATCAGGCGACACGGGCCACACCCCCGTGCGTCAGAAAGCCCGCCGGGGGGACCGGCGGGCTTTCTTCTCGGGGGATCAGCTCAGCTGGCGTAGGACCGCAACCGGTCGGCACGCTCACCGTTGCGCAGCTTCGACATGACCTCGCGCTCGATCTGGCGGACGCGCTCCCGGGACAGCCCGAACAGCTTGCCGATCTGATCCAGCGTGCGGGGCTGGCCGTCGTCGAGCCCGAAACGAAGCCGGATGACCTGCTGTTCGCGCTCGTCGAGAGTGGTCAGCACGTACCGGATGTCGGTGTGCAGCAGTTCGGAGATCACTGCGTTCTCCGCCGACATCGCGTTCTCGTCTTCGATGAAGTCGCCCAGCGGCGCTTCTTCATCGCTGCCGACGGGCATGTCCAGGCTCACCGGGTCGCGGCTGTGCGACAGCAGATCGGCGATCTTCTCGGCGGGGATGCCCGACTCCTCGGCCAGTTCCTCGTCGGTCGCGTCACGGCCCATGTTCTGGTGCATCTCTCGCTTGATCCGCGCGAGCTTGTTCACCTGCTCGACCAGGTGGACGGGGAGGCGGATGGTACGGCTCTGGTCGGCCATGCCGCGGGTGATCGCCTGCCGGATCCACCACGTCGCGTAGGTGGAGAACTTGAACCCCTTGGCGTAGTCGAACTTTTCCATCGCCCGGATCAGTCCGAGGTTGCCCTCCTGGATCAGGTCCAGCAGTGGCATCCCGCGACCGGTGTACCGCTTGGCCAGCGACACCACCAACCGCAGGTTGGCTTCGAGAAGATGGCGCCGTGCCGCCTCACCGTCGCGGACGACGGCGGCGAGATCACGTTTCCGGTTGTCGCCCAAGCGCTTACGGGTGGCGAGCAAATGCTGCGCGTAGAGGCCGGCCTCGATGCGCTTGGCGAGCTCGACCTCGTCGGCTGCAGTGAGCAACGCGGTCTTGCCGATGCCGTTCAAATACACGCGCACAAGGTCCGCTGCGGGGCTCTGAGCATCCAGATCCTGGTCACTGCGAGTGCTGGCGGCGTTTGCCATTACGGCCTCCTGATCGGGTCGAGCGTTCACGAGTTACAACGCTCTGTTCCCGGAAAGAGTTCCCGCCCGAACTTAGATTCACACCTTCTGAGCTGCGCTTTTCGCAGCCAGACCTGAGAATGTGCTGAGAAGTGCGCCGAAAGATCCTCAGCGGGGAACGTCGCCGCGGAGATCTTCGGTGTCGTGCTGCGAATCGTCGGCGTCCGGCGGCGGCGGCCCGGCCTGCGGGCCGTAGATCGCGGGCCGCTCAGCCGTCGGAAACAGCGGAATCCGCCCTCGCGATTCGTAGCGACGGGGTTCCTCGGCGCGGCGAGGCGGCCGGTCGTTGGCGATCAGAACAGCCATCCACGGCAACGGGATCGACACCACGAGGATCGCCAGCGAGATCAGGCCGTTCTGCCAGATGCCGTAGGCCACCGCGGCCAGGATGAGTGCCGGGATGCGAACAGACATCAGCGCGAGGTACTTCCGTACCCGCCGGCGGTGCTGTTCCTCGTACGCGACGGCGGCTCGGGTGATGAGAACCGGCCGACCTTCGTCGTCGAAACTCAGCTCTTGGCCTTGTTTCATCTCTCCACTGTTCCACATCGCAGCGCGGGCGCAGCCGTCACGTTTCTTACCGATCTATTGCGAGGCAGAATGGGGTGATGCAGACCCAGACGATCGAGCGCACCGAGACCGACGAACGTGTCGATGACGGGACCGACGACGACACCCCGAAGTTCTTCCACTACGTCAAAAAGGACAAGATCGCCGAGAGCGCCGTCATGGGCACGCATGTCGTTGCGCTGTGCGGCGAGGTGTTCCCGGTGACACGGTCGGCAAAGCCGGGTTCGCCGGTGTGCCCCGACTGCAAGAAAATCTACGAGCAGCTCAAGAAGTAGCCGCATCGACATCGGTCGGCTCCGCGGCTCGCGCTCGGCCGCCGCCGTTGAGCGACTCTGCTTTCGACTCCAGCCACCAGCGGAAGCGTTTGGCGTGGGTGTCCGGAGCCGGCCACTCCTCCTCGATCGCGGCGTTCAGTTCGGC from Mycobacterium sp. DL includes:
- a CDS encoding sigma-70 family RNA polymerase sigma factor — encoded protein: MANAASTRSDQDLDAQSPAADLVRVYLNGIGKTALLTAADEVELAKRIEAGLYAQHLLATRKRLGDNRKRDLAAVVRDGEAARRHLLEANLRLVVSLAKRYTGRGMPLLDLIQEGNLGLIRAMEKFDYAKGFKFSTYATWWIRQAITRGMADQSRTIRLPVHLVEQVNKLARIKREMHQNMGRDATDEELAEESGIPAEKIADLLSHSRDPVSLDMPVGSDEEAPLGDFIEDENAMSAENAVISELLHTDIRYVLTTLDEREQQVIRLRFGLDDGQPRTLDQIGKLFGLSRERVRQIEREVMSKLRNGERADRLRSYAS
- a CDS encoding metal-dependent transcriptional regulator, with protein sequence MNDLVDTTEMYLRTIYDLEEEGVIPLRARIAERLDQSGPTVSQTVSRMERDGLLHVAGDRHLELTDKGRSLAVSVMRKHRLAERLLVDVIGLPWEEVHAEACRWEHVMSEDVERRLVQVLNNPTTSPFGNPIPGLSELGYGDQLINETINLVRLTELPAGMPVAVVVRQLTEHVQGDADLIARLKDAGVVPNARVTVEVNNHGGVVIVIPGHEQVELPHEMAHTVKVEKV
- a CDS encoding DUF3039 domain-containing protein; this translates as MQTQTIERTETDERVDDGTDDDTPKFFHYVKKDKIAESAVMGTHVVALCGEVFPVTRSAKPGSPVCPDCKKIYEQLKK
- a CDS encoding DUF3099 domain-containing protein; the encoded protein is MKQGQELSFDDEGRPVLITRAAVAYEEQHRRRVRKYLALMSVRIPALILAAVAYGIWQNGLISLAILVVSIPLPWMAVLIANDRPPRRAEEPRRYESRGRIPLFPTAERPAIYGPQAGPPPPDADDSQHDTEDLRGDVPR